Proteins from a single region of Methanotorris igneus Kol 5:
- a CDS encoding bis-aminopropyl spermidine synthase family protein: MKEIVAKVKERTSIPVYERSVENVISAIMTSGDFWSIVDVSEEPLPLVCDIIDVLKENGYVEIKENEIVLTNKGEEFAKELGIGPKINATCKCCEGRAVSLDDYKDLLERFKEIVKNRPQPLHEFDQGYVTPETTVSRVILMHSRGDLLNKEVFVLGDDDLTSIALMLSGLPKRIAVVDIDDRLIKFIEKTADEIGYNNLEILTLDIRKPLPDYLVGKFDTFITDPPETLNAVRTFIGRGIATLKGPRCAGYFGITRRESSIDKWRNLQKILINEFNVVITDIIRNFNHYINWGYEKETKAWRLAPVKVLPKDIWYRSYMYRIETLEGSKGLMEEMNVGQELYDDEESSTT; encoded by the coding sequence ATGAAAGAAATAGTAGCAAAGGTAAAAGAAAGAACATCAATCCCAGTCTACGAGCGCAGTGTAGAGAACGTTATAAGCGCTATAATGACAAGTGGCGATTTTTGGAGCATTGTTGATGTAAGCGAGGAACCATTACCGTTAGTTTGTGATATTATTGATGTTTTGAAGGAAAATGGTTATGTAGAAATTAAAGAAAACGAGATTGTTTTAACAAACAAAGGAGAAGAATTTGCAAAAGAACTCGGAATCGGTCCAAAAATTAACGCTACATGCAAATGTTGCGAAGGAAGAGCAGTAAGTTTAGATGACTACAAGGACTTATTAGAGAGATTCAAAGAAATCGTCAAAAACAGACCACAACCATTACATGAATTTGACCAAGGTTATGTTACCCCCGAAACAACAGTTTCAAGAGTCATTTTGATGCACTCAAGAGGAGACCTCTTAAACAAAGAAGTATTTGTCCTTGGAGATGATGATTTAACAAGTATTGCATTAATGCTCTCTGGATTACCAAAGAGAATTGCAGTTGTTGATATAGATGATAGGCTAATAAAATTCATAGAAAAAACTGCAGATGAGATTGGTTATAACAACCTTGAAATATTGACACTTGATATCAGAAAACCATTACCAGATTACTTGGTTGGTAAGTTTGATACATTCATAACAGACCCTCCAGAAACATTAAATGCGGTAAGAACTTTCATCGGTAGGGGAATAGCTACATTAAAAGGGCCAAGATGCGCAGGATACTTTGGAATAACAAGAAGAGAATCTTCAATTGACAAATGGAGAAACCTTCAAAAGATTTTAATTAATGAATTCAATGTTGTTATAACAGATATTATAAGGAATTTCAACCACTACATAAATTGGGGATATGAAAAGGAAACAAAGGCATGGAGATTGGCACCAGTTAAAGTTCTTCCAAAGGATATTTGGTATAGATCATATATGTATAGAATTGAAACATTAGAAGGCTCAAAAGGTTTAATGGAAGAGATGAACGTTGGGCAGGAGTTGTATGATGACGAAGAAAGTTCAACAACATAA
- a CDS encoding 6-carboxytetrahydropterin synthase QueD: MILELNGLHAGLRFSSAHIVFGHETCGVIHGHSYYVDVRICGEPSGEFGFVCDFKVIKSIVKEICETLDHKLMIPKNHPQTEYKIDNDSIYLKYCGDGKIKEYKIPLEDVVLLPLKSTTAEELSQFFSKCIVDKLKDMGLIDNIKWVEAVVNEGIGQGACYRLNIK; encoded by the coding sequence ATGATTTTAGAGTTAAATGGACTTCATGCTGGGTTGAGGTTTTCCTCTGCACATATTGTGTTTGGTCATGAGACGTGTGGAGTGATTCATGGGCATTCTTACTATGTGGATGTTAGAATTTGTGGGGAACCAAGTGGAGAGTTTGGATTTGTGTGTGATTTTAAGGTTATAAAATCTATTGTAAAAGAGATATGTGAAACATTAGACCACAAACTGATGATTCCAAAAAACCATCCGCAAACAGAATATAAAATAGATAACGATTCAATATATTTAAAATACTGTGGAGATGGAAAAATCAAAGAATACAAAATTCCCTTAGAGGATGTAGTATTATTACCATTAAAATCCACAACTGCTGAAGAACTATCCCAATTTTTTTCAAAATGCATAGTTGATAAATTGAAAGATATGGGGTTAATAGATAACATTAAATGGGTTGAAGCAGTAGTAAATGAGGGTATTGGTCAAGGAGCATGTTATAGATTAAACATAAAATAA
- a CDS encoding YcaO-related McrA-glycine thioamidation protein: MDEITYTLASYRVCSPEETWKKIEPILNDIGVTRIARIDGLDRVGIPVYSAIRPTAKEGAISVYSGKGATDIQARVSAAMEAIERYSAEQDEKTNVKTTQNPKNPIDVNELILPPNIKPNVDLWVEGYDIINDEFVEVPANAVFHPYEGRRLFRSNTNGLASGNTRDEAIFHGMLEVIERDAWSIAELSRRTYRGVNIEDAKNPLIHELMEKFRKAKINVILKDLTSEVGIPTIAAISDDDVLRDPALLCMGVGCHIHPEIAVLRALTEVAQSRATQIHGAREDAVRGDIVRKVSYERMKRIHKRWFEYKEEISISDIPNNAKLNLKKDMKFVKKRLVESGFERVIVVDLNKVGVDVVRVIIPKMEVYCIDRDRISPWARERIRNMVDKR; the protein is encoded by the coding sequence ATGGATGAGATAACTTACACATTAGCATCTTATAGGGTTTGCTCCCCAGAAGAGACGTGGAAAAAAATTGAACCAATATTGAATGATATTGGGGTTACAAGGATTGCAAGGATTGATGGGTTGGATAGGGTAGGCATTCCTGTTTACTCAGCAATTAGACCTACTGCAAAGGAAGGTGCAATAAGCGTCTACTCTGGGAAGGGTGCAACTGACATACAAGCAAGGGTCTCTGCTGCAATGGAAGCAATTGAAAGATACTCAGCAGAGCAAGATGAAAAGACAAATGTAAAAACTACCCAAAACCCAAAAAACCCAATAGATGTTAATGAATTAATTCTTCCACCAAATATAAAACCAAATGTTGATTTATGGGTTGAAGGATATGATATAATTAATGATGAATTTGTTGAAGTTCCTGCTAACGCCGTATTTCACCCCTATGAAGGTAGGCGTCTTTTTAGGAGCAATACAAATGGCTTAGCATCTGGAAATACAAGAGATGAAGCAATTTTTCATGGAATGTTGGAAGTTATTGAGAGAGATGCGTGGAGCATAGCAGAACTTTCAAGAAGAACATATAGGGGAGTTAATATAGAGGATGCAAAAAACCCTTTAATCCATGAACTCATGGAAAAATTTAGAAAGGCAAAGATAAATGTCATCTTAAAAGATTTAACAAGTGAGGTAGGTATTCCAACAATTGCTGCAATATCTGATGATGATGTTTTGAGAGACCCTGCCTTACTGTGCATGGGAGTAGGATGCCACATCCATCCAGAGATTGCTGTTTTAAGGGCATTGACGGAGGTTGCTCAAAGTAGGGCAACGCAAATCCATGGAGCAAGGGAAGATGCTGTGAGGGGAGATATTGTTAGAAAAGTTAGTTATGAAAGAATGAAGAGAATACATAAGAGATGGTTTGAATACAAAGAGGAAATTAGCATTTCAGACATTCCAAACAATGCAAAACTAAACCTGAAAAAGGACATGAAATTTGTTAAGAAGAGGTTAGTTGAGAGCGGCTTTGAGAGGGTTATTGTTGTAGATTTAAATAAAGTTGGGGTTGATGTTGTTAGAGTTATAATCCCAAAAATGGAAGTTTATTGCATAGATAGAGACAGAATTTCCCCATGGGCAAGGGAGAGAATAAGAAATATGGTAGATAAAAGGTGA
- the nadA gene encoding quinolinate synthase NadA, translating to MDIVQRISQLKEEKNAVILAHNYQREEIQRIADFVGDSLELCIKAKETDADIIVFCGVDFMAETAKILNSDKKVLIPEIKDIECPMAHQLPAEVVRKAKEEHPDAMVVVYVNTLAETKALADATCTSANADRVVNSLDCDKVLFGPDRNLAYFVSKRTDKEIIPIPEDGHCYVHKKFTVEDVKRVRREYPNAELLVHPECDPEVQDLADYVLSTGGMIRHVLNSDKKEFIIGTECELITRIKLELEKTGEEKVLIPLRKDAICDPMKRITLEKVERCLREEKYEITLDEKIIKKARIAIERMLSVK from the coding sequence ATGGACATAGTTCAGAGGATTAGTCAGTTAAAGGAAGAGAAGAATGCTGTTATCTTAGCTCATAACTACCAACGAGAGGAAATTCAGAGGATTGCGGATTTTGTTGGGGATTCTTTGGAGCTTTGTATAAAGGCGAAGGAGACGGATGCTGATATTATTGTCTTTTGTGGAGTAGATTTTATGGCGGAAACTGCTAAAATTTTGAATAGTGACAAAAAAGTTCTCATACCAGAAATAAAAGATATCGAGTGTCCTATGGCTCATCAGTTGCCGGCTGAGGTTGTAAGGAAGGCGAAGGAGGAGCATCCTGATGCGATGGTTGTTGTTTATGTTAATACGCTTGCTGAGACAAAGGCTCTTGCGGATGCAACATGTACTTCAGCGAATGCGGATAGGGTAGTTAACTCTCTCGATTGTGACAAAGTTTTATTCGGTCCGGATAGAAATCTCGCATACTTTGTCTCAAAAAGAACTGACAAAGAGATTATTCCAATTCCTGAGGATGGGCATTGTTATGTGCATAAGAAGTTCACTGTCGAGGATGTTAAGAGGGTTAGGAGAGAGTATCCGAATGCGGAACTTCTTGTGCATCCTGAGTGTGATCCAGAAGTTCAGGATTTGGCAGATTATGTTCTTAGCACTGGTGGAATGATAAGGCATGTTTTGAATTCTGATAAGAAAGAGTTTATTATAGGCACTGAGTGTGAGTTGATTACGAGGATAAAACTCGAACTCGAAAAAACTGGAGAAGAGAAGGTATTAATTCCATTAAGGAAGGATGCTATTTGTGACCCAATGAAGAGAATAACGTTAGAGAAGGTTGAAAGATGCTTAAGAGAGGAAAAATACGAGATAACACTCGATGAGAAAATAATCAAAAAAGCAAGAATTGCAATAGAGAGGATGTTAAGTGTAAAGTAA
- a CDS encoding CBS domain-containing protein, giving the protein MEVNMVVSDAMSTPVITVDTNTTVYDVANIMKEKKIGCVVVVEKDSKPLGIVTERDLVINIVAKNLKPKDVLVKDIMTTKLITISPNATLMDAARKMAEKNIKRLPVVEGDKLLGIITVSDITKISPKIFEIMYEMSKIGGELPYRGDEYIEGICEVCGSQGSVRLVNGRYICDNCIDEL; this is encoded by the coding sequence ATGGAAGTTAATATGGTTGTTAGTGATGCAATGAGTACTCCAGTTATAACAGTCGATACCAACACAACCGTCTATGATGTGGCAAATATAATGAAAGAGAAAAAAATAGGTTGTGTGGTTGTTGTTGAAAAAGATTCAAAACCTTTGGGTATTGTAACTGAGAGGGATTTAGTTATAAACATAGTAGCAAAGAATTTAAAACCAAAAGATGTTTTGGTAAAAGACATAATGACCACAAAATTAATTACAATAAGTCCTAATGCAACACTAATGGACGCCGCAAGAAAAATGGCTGAAAAAAATATTAAGAGGCTTCCTGTTGTAGAGGGGGATAAATTACTTGGTATAATAACAGTTAGTGACATAACAAAAATCTCTCCAAAGATTTTCGAAATTATGTATGAGATGAGTAAGATTGGCGGGGAGCTTCCATATCGTGGGGATGAATATATTGAAGGTATTTGCGAAGTTTGTGGTAGCCAAGGTTCTGTAAGACTTGTAAATGGAAGATACATATGCGACAATTGTATTGATGAATTATAA
- a CDS encoding sulfide-dependent adenosine diphosphate thiazole synthase, producing the protein MDVRLRADEYATTRAILKSAFDMWLDIIDVDVAIVGGGPSGLTAARYIAKEGYKVVVLERHLAFGGGTWGGGMGFPYIVVEEPADEILREVGVKLEKVEGEDGLYTADSVEVPAKLAVGAIDAGAKVLTGIVVEDLVLRENRVAGVVINSYAIEKAGLHIDPITITAKYVVDATGHDASVVTTLSRKNPELGLEVPGEKSMWAEKGENALLRNTREVYPGLFVCGMAANAVYAGHRMGAIFGGMYISGKKCAEMIVEKLKNNE; encoded by the coding sequence ATGGATGTGAGGTTGAGGGCTGATGAATATGCAACAACTAGGGCAATCTTAAAGTCAGCGTTTGACATGTGGTTGGATATTATTGATGTTGATGTTGCTATTGTTGGAGGTGGGCCGAGTGGTTTAACAGCGGCAAGGTATATTGCAAAAGAGGGTTATAAAGTCGTTGTTTTGGAGAGGCATTTGGCTTTTGGTGGCGGAACTTGGGGTGGAGGTATGGGTTTCCCGTACATTGTTGTTGAAGAGCCAGCGGACGAGATTTTGAGAGAAGTAGGCGTTAAGTTGGAGAAGGTTGAGGGTGAGGATGGGTTATATACTGCAGATTCTGTTGAAGTTCCTGCTAAGTTAGCAGTTGGAGCTATAGATGCAGGAGCAAAAGTGTTGACTGGAATAGTCGTTGAAGATTTAGTTTTAAGAGAAAATAGGGTTGCAGGAGTTGTTATCAACAGTTATGCGATAGAAAAAGCAGGTTTGCACATTGATCCAATAACCATAACTGCTAAGTATGTTGTTGATGCTACAGGGCATGATGCTTCGGTAGTAACAACACTCTCAAGGAAAAATCCAGAGTTAGGATTAGAAGTTCCAGGGGAAAAGTCAATGTGGGCTGAGAAGGGTGAGAATGCTTTGTTAAGGAATACGAGGGAAGTTTATCCTGGCTTGTTCGTTTGTGGAATGGCTGCAAATGCAGTTTATGCAGGACACAGAATGGGAGCAATCTTCGGAGGAATGTACATCTCAGGAAAAAAATGTGCCGAAATGATAGTTGAAAAATTGAAAAATAATGAGTAA
- the sufC gene encoding Fe-S cluster assembly ATPase SufC, translating into MLEIHDLSVKIGDKTILKDLNLKINEGEVHVLFGPNGTGKSTLIGTILGNPKYEVVGGEMIFKGEDITNLPMHERAKRGIGILFQTPPAIQGVKLLDLLKIIAKRDEKEILKMAKRLKFENFLDRDVNVGFSGGERKKSEILQLYAQNPDFIMFDEPDSGVDVENVELIGRIINEMLDKNKEPDERRKSGLIVTHLGYILNFIDADKAHVLYNGKIILSGKPKEILNRIVEEGYEGVYNDSTR; encoded by the coding sequence ATGTTGGAGATTCATGATTTATCCGTAAAAATAGGGGATAAAACAATATTAAAAGATTTAAATTTAAAAATTAATGAAGGAGAGGTGCATGTTCTATTTGGGCCCAATGGTACTGGAAAATCAACGTTAATAGGTACGATATTGGGAAATCCAAAATATGAAGTTGTTGGTGGGGAGATGATCTTTAAAGGGGAGGATATAACCAATCTTCCAATGCATGAGAGGGCTAAGAGGGGAATTGGAATATTATTTCAAACTCCTCCAGCAATTCAAGGTGTTAAGTTGTTGGATTTGTTAAAAATTATAGCAAAGCGTGATGAGAAGGAAATCTTAAAAATGGCAAAGAGATTAAAATTTGAAAATTTCTTAGATAGGGATGTGAATGTTGGGTTCTCTGGTGGTGAAAGGAAAAAATCTGAAATTTTGCAATTATATGCCCAAAATCCTGACTTTATAATGTTTGATGAGCCAGATTCTGGAGTTGATGTTGAGAATGTGGAGCTAATTGGAAGAATAATAAATGAAATGCTCGACAAAAACAAAGAACCGGATGAGAGGAGAAAATCCGGCTTAATAGTTACGCATTTGGGATATATTTTAAATTTCATAGATGCTGACAAAGCCCATGTGCTGTATAATGGGAAAATTATCCTGTCTGGAAAACCAAAAGAAATTTTGAATAGGATCGTGGAAGAAGGGTATGAGGGTGTTTATAATGATTCTACAAGATAG
- a CDS encoding 60S ribosomal export protein NMD3 produces the protein MKGFCYRCGIEDELIEGLCPVCYAMENPLIDVPDIVEIEVCHMCGSYKRRVWQNPKGNDVYEILDEIAYFATKDNIEKHHPDIDVEIIPHEPRQLPGGKRSRVEIPVTVIATGKLAGEKQEREEKKDIVVHLKMVQCPRCSRYKSNYYVATLQVRAMNRFLTDEEVEELDKFIREEVAKRLEKDRMAFITKFTRLKEGIDYQMGSMGGARNIAQAIKARYGGKITETAKLVGVDKDTGKNQYRITIVVRIPEYKVGDVVEYNEKLHVVTSMNENKLYMLTMDNRRDKISLSWNEVEKHTKLVKKGDECSTSTVISVTKDNIIVMDDETYEVYELDKVMEIKEGDKVKIFKKDNVAYFIGKIEGKKLIFS, from the coding sequence ATGAAAGGATTTTGTTATAGATGTGGTATTGAGGATGAATTAATTGAAGGTTTGTGTCCAGTTTGTTATGCAATGGAGAATCCTTTAATAGATGTGCCAGATATTGTTGAGATAGAAGTTTGCCACATGTGTGGGTCATATAAGAGGAGAGTTTGGCAAAATCCAAAAGGAAATGACGTATATGAAATTTTAGATGAAATTGCATACTTTGCAACAAAAGATAACATAGAGAAACATCATCCAGATATTGACGTTGAGATAATCCCACATGAACCAAGACAGCTTCCAGGAGGTAAGCGTTCAAGGGTTGAGATTCCAGTTACAGTAATAGCAACTGGAAAATTGGCTGGAGAAAAACAAGAAAGGGAAGAAAAGAAAGACATAGTCGTGCATTTAAAAATGGTTCAATGTCCAAGATGCTCAAGATACAAATCAAACTACTATGTGGCAACACTTCAAGTTAGGGCAATGAATAGGTTTTTAACTGATGAGGAAGTTGAAGAACTCGATAAGTTCATAAGAGAAGAAGTAGCAAAAAGATTGGAAAAGGATAGAATGGCATTTATAACCAAATTTACAAGATTAAAGGAAGGAATTGATTACCAAATGGGTTCAATGGGTGGAGCAAGAAACATTGCCCAAGCAATAAAGGCAAGATATGGAGGTAAAATAACGGAAACTGCAAAATTGGTTGGAGTTGACAAAGATACTGGAAAAAATCAATATAGGATAACCATTGTTGTAAGAATTCCAGAGTATAAAGTTGGGGATGTTGTGGAGTATAATGAAAAATTGCACGTTGTCACTTCAATGAATGAAAACAAATTATATATGCTCACCATGGACAATAGAAGAGATAAAATTTCATTATCATGGAATGAAGTTGAAAAACATACAAAATTGGTAAAAAAAGGAGATGAGTGTAGCACATCAACAGTTATCTCAGTAACAAAGGACAACATCATAGTAATGGATGATGAAACATACGAGGTCTATGAATTAGATAAAGTCATGGAGATAAAAGAAGGGGATAAGGTTAAGATATTTAAAAAAGATAATGTAGCATACTTCATAGGCAAAATTGAAGGGAAAAAGTTGATTTTTAGTTAA
- a CDS encoding class I SAM-dependent rRNA methyltransferase, giving the protein MVKIEIDKRAYNSIQNFSRLIYTNAVVNKEDLPDKEDIITLTYKGKFVAKAIYSPKSVIIKVLTTKDEEINKEFFYNRIKKANDYRTKILNFKDTYRMIYAEADGLPTIILDKYNEIGAMQVSSKVMERYLDIIVECLEEFGLETIYVKRGKKGDKIKERVYGDKSKFETIIEEGYENQKPAKFKVNVKGHKTGFFLDQRNNRLDLRDYIKEGDRVLDICCYTGGFSVHAALEGAEVVGVDISNKAIEVAEENMELNGIPKDKYEFIVGDAFAVMEEMIEDGEKFDVVILDPPAFTTTKKNLKNALRAYSTLNYLGIKLAKRILVTCSCSHHVDRETFRKTVVSSAYRAKKELRQIGGYRTQSPDHIITMANKNLEYLKCLFFHINEQ; this is encoded by the coding sequence ATGGTTAAAATTGAGATAGATAAAAGAGCATACAACTCAATACAAAATTTTTCAAGGTTAATTTATACAAACGCAGTTGTTAATAAGGAGGACTTACCAGACAAGGAGGACATAATAACACTAACCTATAAAGGAAAGTTTGTTGCAAAGGCCATTTATAGCCCAAAATCAGTAATTATTAAAGTTTTAACAACAAAAGATGAAGAAATTAACAAAGAATTTTTTTATAATAGGATAAAGAAGGCAAATGATTACAGAACAAAAATCCTCAACTTTAAAGACACCTATAGAATGATTTATGCTGAGGCAGATGGATTACCAACAATAATTTTGGATAAATACAATGAAATAGGAGCAATGCAGGTGAGTTCAAAGGTTATGGAAAGATATTTGGATATTATTGTTGAGTGTTTGGAGGAATTTGGCTTAGAGACCATTTATGTCAAAAGAGGGAAAAAAGGAGATAAAATTAAGGAGAGGGTCTATGGAGACAAAAGTAAATTTGAGACAATAATCGAGGAGGGATACGAAAATCAAAAACCTGCAAAATTTAAGGTTAATGTCAAAGGACATAAAACTGGATTTTTCTTAGACCAAAGGAATAATAGATTAGATCTTAGAGATTACATAAAAGAGGGGGATAGAGTTTTGGATATTTGTTGCTATACTGGAGGCTTTTCAGTCCATGCGGCATTGGAAGGGGCAGAGGTCGTTGGAGTTGACATCTCAAATAAAGCAATAGAGGTTGCAGAGGAAAATATGGAGCTAAATGGCATTCCAAAAGATAAATACGAGTTTATTGTCGGAGATGCGTTTGCGGTCATGGAGGAGATGATTGAGGATGGAGAGAAATTTGATGTTGTTATCCTCGATCCACCCGCATTTACAACTACAAAGAAAAATTTAAAGAATGCATTAAGGGCATATAGCACTTTAAATTATTTGGGTATTAAATTGGCAAAAAGAATACTCGTTACATGTTCATGCTCCCATCACGTAGATAGGGAAACATTTAGAAAAACTGTTGTATCCTCTGCATATAGAGCAAAAAAAGAACTCAGACAAATTGGAGGATATAGAACCCAATCCCCAGACCACATAATAACTATGGCAAACAAAAACTTAGAGTATCTAAAATGTCTATTTTTCCACATAAATGAACAATAA
- a CDS encoding SAM hydrolase/SAM-dependent halogenase family protein: protein MVNPIITLTTDFGSNEGYVGAMKGKILSILREHSKSAEIIDITHEIKPFNIYHGAYVLLTFVPYFPPSIHVAVVDPTVGSERNPIVVITKNDHYLIGPDNGLFHHVVERLGIKRIIKIDEEKYAPSSTFHGRDIFAVVAAEIAVGKDIEGEELDSIVKLKTEPCIIHIDRFGNIITNIKKEDVNFEYGEKVKIKIKRNNKKEKIIECKFVKSYYEEEDEFLCLINSEGFLEISKFMDNAAELLGVDYLDEIEILNE from the coding sequence ATGGTCAATCCAATAATTACATTAACAACAGATTTTGGAAGTAATGAAGGTTATGTTGGAGCAATGAAAGGTAAAATATTGTCCATACTAAGAGAACATTCAAAATCAGCAGAAATTATTGATATAACACATGAAATAAAACCATTTAACATTTACCATGGAGCCTATGTTCTATTAACATTCGTCCCATATTTTCCCCCATCAATACACGTTGCTGTTGTAGATCCCACTGTAGGAAGTGAGAGAAACCCAATAGTTGTAATAACAAAAAACGACCACTACTTAATAGGGCCAGATAATGGCTTGTTCCACCATGTTGTTGAGAGATTGGGCATAAAAAGAATAATAAAAATAGATGAAGAAAAATATGCCCCATCATCAACATTTCATGGAAGGGATATATTTGCAGTAGTTGCAGCAGAAATAGCGGTTGGGAAAGACATTGAAGGGGAGGAATTGGACTCAATAGTTAAACTAAAAACAGAACCATGTATCATACATATAGATAGATTTGGGAACATAATTACCAACATCAAAAAAGAAGATGTTAACTTTGAGTATGGAGAGAAGGTTAAGATAAAAATTAAAAGAAACAATAAAAAAGAAAAGATTATTGAATGCAAATTTGTTAAGTCATACTATGAGGAAGAAGATGAGTTTTTATGCCTAATAAATAGTGAAGGATTCTTGGAGATTTCAAAATTTATGGATAATGCTGCTGAATTACTTGGAGTGGACTATTTAGATGAAATTGAAATTTTAAATGAATGA
- a CDS encoding 4Fe-4S binding protein, with protein MKKKIILNVPPENVHKPLISKAILNTKISLNILRAKIESQKGHLVLELEGTEEQINKTLDFFSKYGEVVEIQKVIQKDEEKCIDCGSCVSLCPVDAIKMDEEFNVVFDDEKCIGCKSCIKACVVKAIKISESI; from the coding sequence ATGAAAAAGAAAATCATACTCAATGTGCCTCCAGAAAATGTCCACAAACCTTTGATTTCAAAGGCAATATTGAATACAAAAATTAGCCTAAACATACTCAGGGCAAAAATAGAGTCACAAAAAGGACATTTGGTTTTGGAATTGGAGGGTACAGAAGAGCAGATAAATAAAACATTAGATTTCTTTAGCAAATATGGGGAAGTTGTAGAAATTCAAAAAGTCATACAAAAAGATGAAGAAAAATGCATTGATTGTGGTTCATGTGTATCCCTCTGTCCTGTAGATGCTATTAAAATGGATGAGGAGTTTAATGTTGTGTTTGACGATGAAAAATGTATAGGATGTAAAAGCTGCATTAAGGCATGTGTGGTTAAAGCTATAAAAATTTCTGAGAGTATCTAA
- a CDS encoding AAA family ATPase: MLVNEIKNIKEFKGINKLKKPLGLGKFNILIGKNNSGKTTILESLFLFPSPGRVYKLTPHNKTILNFISGGRSGIKSLVYKYEGKGNIELNVNLNKKSHRWKITIFSEGNFEVFKDGKKCVGIYGDYLEFLKDNQKPIHGGNIEKISLDSLETVYFPYDTTFIRTLDNFLSHNEKRIIKENIHIKVANTISEVLDEKFTEIVLKKDGWYLRREDASYIHVDDMGDGVKKVVRTMLILELLKPKLILWDDFDTAMHPSMVKNLLNYLIKKDWQVVISTHSIDVLYYILDMDEDIRVITLRKTQSDILEHNTFSIEDIEDIIDANLDPRYVCQNFEI, translated from the coding sequence ATGTTAGTTAATGAAATTAAAAACATTAAAGAATTTAAGGGGATAAATAAACTTAAAAAACCATTAGGTTTGGGAAAATTTAATATCTTAATTGGAAAAAACAACTCTGGAAAAACAACAATACTTGAAAGTTTATTTTTATTTCCGAGTCCTGGAAGAGTTTATAAACTAACACCACATAATAAAACTATTTTAAACTTTATTTCAGGTGGGAGAAGTGGTATAAAAAGTTTAGTTTACAAATATGAAGGAAAGGGGAATATTGAACTTAATGTAAATTTAAATAAAAAATCACACAGATGGAAGATTACTATATTTTCAGAAGGAAATTTTGAGGTTTTTAAAGATGGTAAAAAATGTGTGGGCATATATGGTGATTATTTAGAATTTCTAAAAGATAATCAAAAGCCAATACATGGTGGCAATATAGAAAAAATATCCTTAGATAGTTTGGAAACAGTTTATTTTCCTTATGACACAACTTTCATTAGAACATTGGACAATTTTCTATCACATAATGAAAAAAGAATAATAAAAGAGAATATTCACATAAAAGTGGCTAATACAATAAGTGAGGTTTTAGATGAGAAATTTACCGAGATTGTCTTAAAAAAAGATGGTTGGTATTTGAGGAGGGAAGACGCATCTTACATTCATGTAGATGATATGGGAGATGGAGTTAAAAAAGTTGTAAGAACTATGCTTATTTTAGAATTGTTAAAGCCAAAATTAATCCTATGGGACGATTTCGATACTGCAATGCATCCGTCAATGGTTAAAAATCTCTTAAACTATCTCATAAAAAAGGACTGGCAAGTTGTTATTTCAACACATAGTATTGATGTCCTTTACTATATTTTAGATATGGATGAAGATATACGAGTCATTACATTGAGAAAAACGCAAAGTGACATCTTAGAGCATAATACCTTCTCAATTGAGGATATTGAGGACATAATTGATGCAAATCTTGATCCAAGATATGTTTGCCAGAACTTTGAGATTTAG